From a region of the Alosa sapidissima isolate fAloSap1 chromosome 9, fAloSap1.pri, whole genome shotgun sequence genome:
- the LOC121719356 gene encoding synaptogyrin-1-like isoform X2, with the protein MLLSCCQLNASFPIYSRVLLFAIVIFGSIANEGYVNRPDEVEEHCIFNRNQNACNYAVSMGTMAFVSCLAFLALDIYFPQISSVKDRKKAVLADVGVSAFWSFMWFVGFCLMANQWQVAKLEDNPLREGGDAARAAITFSFFSIFTWAALSFLAYKRYLLGADSALFSTEYTDPSQDAAAAPYSAFSAGDDLASPDATATGSYQQANSADAFDGSAGYQRQDY; encoded by the exons CTCTTTGCCATCGTCATCTTCGGCAGCATCGCCAACGAGGGCTACGTGAACCGTCCCGACGAGGTGGAGGAGCACTGCATCTTCAACCGCAACCAGAACGCCTGCAACTACGCCGTGAGCATGGGCACCATGGCCTTCGTCTCCTGCCTGGCCTTCCTGGCGCTCGACATCTACTTCCCCCAGATCAGCAGCGTGAAGGACCGCAAGAAGGCCGTGCTGGCAGACGTCGGCGTCTCTG ccTTCTGGTCGTTCATGTGGTTCGTAGGCTTCTGTCTGATGGCCAACCAATGGCAGGTGGCCAAGCTGGAGGACAACCCCCTGCGTGAGGGAGGGGACGCCGCCCGTGCCGCCATCaccttctccttcttctccatCTTCACCTGG GCGGCGCTGTCCTTCCTGGCCTACAAGCGCTACCTGCTGGGCGCCGACTCGGCCCTCTTCTCCACCGAGTACACCGACCCCAGCCAGGACGCGGCCGCCGCGCCCTACAGCGCCTTCTCCGCCGGAGACGACCTGGCCAGCCCCGACGCCACCGCCACCGGCTCCTACCAGCAGGCCAACAGCGCCGACGCCTTCGACGGCTCAGCCGGCTACCAGCGCCAGGACTACTAA